Proteins encoded together in one Triticum dicoccoides isolate Atlit2015 ecotype Zavitan chromosome 7B, WEW_v2.0, whole genome shotgun sequence window:
- the LOC119342168 gene encoding alpha-amylase/trypsin inhibitor-like, translated as MASSRVLHLIALVLAVATAADAATITVVNRCSYTVWPGALPGGGSRLDPGKSWQLNMPAGTAGARVWPRTGCTFDGSGRGRCITGDCGGALACSVSGQQPTTLAEYTLGQGGNKDFFDLSVIDGFNVPMSFEPVGGSCRAARCATDITKECLKELQVPGGCASACGKFGGDTYCCRGQFEHNCPPTNYSRFFKGKCPDAYSYAKDDQTSTFTCPPGTNYQIVLCP; from the coding sequence ATGGCGTCCTCTCGCGTCCTCCACCTCATcgccctagtcctcgccgtcgccaCCGCCGCAGATGCGGCCACCATCACCGTCGTCAACCGCTGCTCCTACACGGTGTGGCCGGGCGCGCTCCCAGGCGGCGGCTCGCGTCTCGACCCGGGCAAGTCGTGGCAGCTCAACATGCCAGCCGGCACCGCGGGCGCCAGGGTGTGGCCGCGCACCGGGTGCACCTTCGACGGCAGCGGCCGCGGGCGGTGCATCACGGGCGACTGCGGCGGCGCGCTGGCCTGCAGTGTGTCCGGCCAGCAGCCCACCACGCTGGCGGAGTACACCCTGGGCCAGGGCGGGAACAAGGACTTCTTCGACCTGTCCGTCATCGACGGGTTCAACGTGCCCATGAGCTTCGAGCCCGTCGGCGGGTCGTGCCGCGCTGCGCGCTGCGCCACGGACATCACCAAGGAGTGCCTCAAGGAGCTGCAGGTGCCTGGAGGGTGCGCTAGCGCGTGCGGCAAGTTCGGCGGCGACACGTACTGCTGCCGGGGCCAGTTCGAGCACAACTGCCCGCCGACAAACTACTCGAGGTTCTTCAAGGGCAAGTGCCCGGACGCCTACAGCTACGCCAAGGACGACCAGACCAGCACCTTCACCTGCCCACCTGGAACCAACTACCAGATCGTCCTCTGCCCTTAG